The Planctellipticum variicoloris DNA window TTCCGTTGGGCTGCTGCTGGGAGAACAGGTGGGTGGCGAGCTCTTTGCGCCAGTCGTGTTTTGCGCCGTCGGCGTCGGCGACTTCGTCGAGGTCGAGCGTGGCCAGGGTTTTGGCGAAGACCTGGGAGTAGTAGTAGAGGCCCTGCTGGCCGAGGCCCGGGTTCTCCTTGACGGAGTAGAACTTGCGGATCCAGGTGAGGGCGGCTTTGACGCGTTCGTCTTCGGGGGTGAGTCCGGCGAAGATCATGCTTTTGAGGCCGGCGTAGGTCATGCTGCCGTAGGAGCGGAGACCTCCTTCGGGGGTGTTGCCGGCCTGCGAGTTTCCGCCGGCGGCGGGGGTGTAGTAGAACCCGCCGTCGTTGATTTTGGCGGCGAAGGGGGTGGTGTTGTTTTCGGATTCGAGGTTCTGGCAGCGGGAGAGGAAGACGAGGGCCTTCTGGACGGCGGGGTCGTCTTTGGTGGCGCCGGCGGTTTGCAGGGCGTCGAGGAAGAACGAGGTGTTGGAGAGGTCGGGTCGGTCGCCGGTGCGGCCGTAGCCGGCGCCGCCGAACTTGGCGTCGGCGGGGTCGGTTTCGCCCTCGTCCCACTGGACCTTGCGGATGTATTTTTCGGCGGCGGCGAGGCGGTCTTTGTAGCGGCCATCTTTGTTAGCGGCCTGGAAGGCGAGCATGACGATGGCGGTTTCGTAGTTGCCGTGGTGGGCGTCTTTGTTGTAGACGCCGCCGTCGGGCTGCGTGAACGACTCCAGGTGCTTGAGCCCTTTCTTGACGGCCGGGTGATCGGGGGGGGCGCCGCCCGAGAGCAATCCGTAGACGACCAGGCCGGTGACGCCTGGGGCGTTGGGGGCGGTCCAGCTTCCGTCGGCCGCCTGGGCGGCGGTCAGGTAGGCGATGGCCTGAGACCGGGACTTCGCGAGAGCTGCGGGGTCTGGACCGAACGCATCAGCGGCGAAGCTGGCGGCGGGAATCCAGACGGCGGCGCACACGGCGACCATGAGCTGCAGTGGCCAACGAGTGAGCATGATGCCTCCAGACAGAAACGTGGGAGTGAAACGGACATTGCGCCCACAGCATAAGCTGCGGCGTGCAAACCGGTCGAGACCATACGACTCGGCGAACCGGTTTGAGAGACTCCGGACAAGACGCGTCAGAGCCAGAGTCTCAAACAGCGATCAAACCAGTTCACCAGCAACAGGCCCAGAATGAGCGCCGCGATTGTCGCCGAGAGGACTTTCCCTGGAGGAGCGATCCATCCCGAGATCCGTAGAAGTCGATATGGGATCTGACCGGCGATCAGCAGGGCCGCCAGCCAGCCGAGGCGATGCGTGGTGAAGGCTTCCTGCCAGCGGCCGTGGGCCAGATGGATCTGACTGCGAGTCATGCCGCAGAGCAGACAGTCGATGCCGAGCAGCGAGCGGGCCGTACAGGATTCCGGCAGCGGGCTGTCCGGGAAAACTGCCAGCGCCACCTTCTGATCCGCGCGGACTTCGAGTACCAGCGCGGCCAAGATCACCAGCATGGAGAGCCACAGCCACGCCATATCGGATGTCAGACGGGTTCGGTCGCACTGCGGCGAATGCTGACTGGCCATGGTTCGTCGATGATCCGACTTTCAAACCGGAACGTCTTTGATGACGAACAGCGAATCGAGATTCGTGATCCGCAGGACTTCGCGGATGTCCTCGGAGGGGTTGTAGAGTTCGATCTGATCGACTCTCCGCCGCAACGACGTCAGCAGACCCAGCATGCCGCTAGGGATCAGTTTGACGCCGGTGAGGTCGAATGCGAGCGTGCGGACGGGATACTCGCCGAGCAGCGCCAGCAACTGCTCGCGGTAGCCGGCGATGCAGATTTCGTCGGGAATATCCCTTCCCGAAAACCCGACGACGGTGAGCTCGCCAATTTCGTAAACATTGAGCAGGGGCTCGCCGTTCAGAGAGACTCGCGGCTCGGGATTGTCGTTCATGGTTCGAGATCCTGGAACTGCCCGGCGGCGTCGAGCCACCACATTGAAAGGAGGGGAGAATCTT harbors:
- a CDS encoding prenyltransferase/squalene oxidase repeat-containing protein, which produces MLTRWPLQLMVAVCAAVWIPAASFAADAFGPDPAALAKSRSQAIAYLTAAQAADGSWTAPNAPGVTGLVVYGLLSGGAPPDHPAVKKGLKHLESFTQPDGGVYNKDAHHGNYETAIVMLAFQAANKDGRYKDRLAAAEKYIRKVQWDEGETDPADAKFGGAGYGRTGDRPDLSNTSFFLDALQTAGATKDDPAVQKALVFLSRCQNLESENNTTPFAAKINDGGFYYTPAAGGNSQAGNTPEGGLRSYGSMTYAGLKSMIFAGLTPEDERVKAALTWIRKFYSVKENPGLGQQGLYYYSQVFAKTLATLDLDEVADADGAKHDWRKELATHLFSQQQPNGSWVNENARWMEGDPNLATAYALIALKYCDPKPAKPAK
- a CDS encoding STAS domain-containing protein, giving the protein MNDNPEPRVSLNGEPLLNVYEIGELTVVGFSGRDIPDEICIAGYREQLLALLGEYPVRTLAFDLTGVKLIPSGMLGLLTSLRRRVDQIELYNPSEDIREVLRITNLDSLFVIKDVPV
- a CDS encoding DUF2752 domain-containing protein, translating into MASQHSPQCDRTRLTSDMAWLWLSMLVILAALVLEVRADQKVALAVFPDSPLPESCTARSLLGIDCLLCGMTRSQIHLAHGRWQEAFTTHRLGWLAALLIAGQIPYRLLRISGWIAPPGKVLSATIAALILGLLLVNWFDRCLRLWL